One genomic window of Cercospora beticola chromosome 5, complete sequence includes the following:
- the MIP11 gene encoding 40S ribosomal protein RACK1 (BUSCO:EOG092636T6) — translation MAEQLVLRGTLEGHSGWVTSLATSLENPNMLLSGSRDKTLIVWNLTRDDTSYGYPKRSLHGHSHIVSDCVISSDGAYALSSSWDKTLRLWELSTGQTTRRFVGHNNDVLSVSFSADNRQIVSGSRDRTIKLWNTLGDCKYTITDKGHTEWVSCVRFSPNPQNPVIVSAGWDKFVKVWELSTCRLQTDHIGHTGYINTVTISPDGSLCASGGKDGTTMLWDLNESKHLYSLSAGDEIHALVFSPNRYWLCAATAKEIVIFDLEKKSKVDELRPEFVESGGKARDPECISLAWSADGQTLFAGYTDNKIRAWGVMSRA, via the exons ATGGCAGAGCAGCTCGTCCTCCGCGGTACCCTCGAGGGCCACTCCGGCTGGGTCACCAGCTTGGCCACTTCTCTCGAGAA CCCAAACATGCTCCTGTCTGGTTCCCGTGACAAGACTCTCATTGTCTGGAACTTGACCCGCGACGACACCAGCTACGGCTACCCAAAGCGCTCGCTCCACGGCCACTCCCACATCGTCTCCGACTGCGTGATCTCCTCCGACGGTGCCTACGCTCTTTCTTCCTCGTGGGACAAGACTCTGCGCCTGTGGGAGCTGTCCACTGGCCAGACCACCCGCCGCTTCGTCGGACACAACAACGACGTCCTCTCCGTCTCCTTCTCTGCCGACAACCGCCAGATCGTGTCCGGTTCGCGCGACCGCACCATCAAGCTGTGGAACACCCTTGGTGACTGCAAGTACACCATCACCGACAAGGGACACACCGAGTGGGTCTCCTGCGTGCGCTTCTCGCCAAACCCACAAAACCCAGTCATCGTCTCTGCTGGTTGGGACAAGTTCGTCAAG GTCTGGGAGCTCTCCACCTGCCGTCTGCAGACCGACCACATTGGCCACACTGGCTACATCAACACCGTCACCATCTCTCCTGACGGATCCCTCTGCGCCTCCGGTGGTAAGGACGGTACCACCATGCTCTGGGACCTCAACGAGTCCAAGCACCTCTACTCGCTCAGCGCTGGTGACGAGATCCACGCTCTCGTCTTCTCGCCAAACCGCTACTGGCTCTGCGCTGCCACCGCCAAGGAGATTGTCATCTTCgacctcgagaagaagagcaaggttgATGAGCTCCGCCCAGAGTTCGTCGAGTCCGGCGGCAAGGCCCGTGACCCAGAGTGTATTTCGCTCGCTTGGTCTGCTGATGGCCAGACTCTGTTCGCTGGTTACACCGACAACAAAATCCGTGCTTGGGGTGTCATGTCTCGCGCTTAA